The Acanthopagrus latus isolate v.2019 chromosome 1, fAcaLat1.1, whole genome shotgun sequence genomic interval TTGGCGGCCTTCTCGGTCTTCTTGGGCAGCAGGACAGCCTGGATGTTGGGCAGCACGCCGCCCTGAGCGATGGTGACTCCACCCAGGAGCTTGTTGAGCTCCTCGTCGTTGCGGACAGCCAGCTGCAGGTGACGGGGGATGATACGGGTCTTCTTGTTGTCACGGGCAGCGTTTCCAGCCAACTCCAGGATCTCAGCGGTCAGGTACTCCAGCACAGCCGCCAGGTAGACGGGGGCGCCGGCACCCACACGCTGAGCATAGTTCCCTTTGCGGAGCAGCCTGTGGACACGACCGACGGGGAACTGGAGCCCGGCACGGGAGGAGCGGGTCTTTGCTTTCGCTCTGGCTTTGCCGCCGGTTTTGCCTCTTCCGCTCATGGTTCACTTTTCTTTCTAAAGTCTCGACTCAGAAAATGTGCTGCCGCTCGTCACAAGCCTCCTTTTTATGTCCGCGGAGCGTGTGCGGGTCTCCACCAGACCAACCAGAGAAGAGGCTTTCAGCAGAGGGGCCCCTGGATGAATGAAGGCGGACTTTTTGAACGGATTCCTCGCCAATAAGCAGCGGAGAGTCAGGCGGGGGTCGACTCCTCCAGGCGGAGCTGAGCTCCGAGAGGAGCCGCTAACCAATCAGGAGCCGGAGCTCTGAAGCCGCGTCACCGTTTCGCAGCCGCTCCCGCAGCTTAAGAGCAGCCAGTCTCCTCTCTAGTCTCCACTTTTCTCCCGACTgttgagaggaagaagaagaaacaatggCAAGAACCAAGCAGACTGCTCGTAAATCCACCGGAGGCAAAGCTCCCAGGAAGCAGCTGGCCACCAAGGCTGCCCGTAAGAGCGCCCCGGCCACCGGCGGAGTGAAGAAGCCTCACCGTTACAGGCCCGGTACCGTGGCTCTCCGAGAGATCCGTCGCTACCAGAAATCCACCGAGCTGCTCATCCGCAAGCTGCCCTTCCAGCGCCTGGTCCGAGAAATTGCTCAGGACTTCAAGACCGACCTGCGCTTCCAGAGCTCCGCTGTCATGGCTCTGCAGGAGTCCAGCGAGGCTTACCTGGTCGGCCTCTTCGAGGACACCAACCTGTGCGCCATCCACGCCAAGAGGGTCACCATCATGCCCAAAGACATCCAGCTGGCCCGCCGCATCCGCGGAGAGCGCGCATAACCTGTGTGCTGCTCCACCGACCACAACGGCTCTTTTCAGAGCCCCTCACTCCTCTACACAGAGCTGCTTCTTTCCTGGTTATCATTTGGTTTACATTGTATCTATACTACAGATCTCCTAAACTCACGATCTTGAAAATAGACTTTTGCATATACAGGGTATTTTGAAACATACAGGGTTTATCGGTACCTCGACGTTATTTTGTAATCTATTGAGGTCGAATCTAACAAACTCATCAATGGAAACGCTTAAGCCGGTTTCTGGACATCTTGCCGCTTTCTAGATTTAGAGCATTTATCGAAGAAAACTAACACTATTTAGTGCATTGCTGCCATCTTTTGGGTACTCGGTGTAATCTTTAATTTTATCTTGGCCCCCTGGTTACGGGACATAATGTCATGGGTGAGGCAGATGCAGTTTACCCACGTGGGTTTAGGGCTCTCTCATACTGATATCATCAAGGgctgttaaacattttaaaccacttttttttttagaagtatGCATTACTCCATAATTTGCCTGCTGACACAAAATAGTAATTCAGAGACATTCAATTGGCAAGAAGCCAGATCTTTATTCACAAAGAGACGTTCTAAATCAATGCCTGACATATTCTCCTAGAACTGATTCTTTACTCACCCActttattaaacaaaaatgtaagaaGCTTTTGATGTAAACACTCCTGCAGAAGGAGTCAACAGGTTGTTGTATCTTTTATTCATATAGTTATCATGCCGTTGTAGCCGGAAAGGTCTGCAGGCCCCGACTACACTGCGTTGTGTTCTGTGATCAGTAACATGGGACGCAGGGCCGGTTTCTCACTGTCACTTTATTCCTGTATGATGGTGACATGAAACAATATGGATGTGAGTGAAACAGTCATCCTCTCCCCAATATACCTCTGCCCATCACAAACAGCGCAGACTGCAAATGCAACATTATctccaaaaaaaatcacatatttcCACACAGCGAATTACTCAAGTTAACATCTCTGAACATGGCAAATGGACGCTGCGCAACACACATACCTGTATGATTGTCACATGAAACAATATGGATGTGAGTGAAACAGTCATCCTATCCACAATATAcctaacacaaaaaaatacaaaataaaacccatTTAACATGTAGGCTATTACACGGAGAGTGTATTAGCatatgcacacaacacacaaatccacattcaccggcgcgcacacacacagggagaaatCACAGCAAATTAactttctttctcttgctcAAAACTGCTCCCACAATCAAGCTACACGATAGCAAACAGCATAAACACATCTCAGAACAACattacattaacattcattcaCCAAATCTGCTCCAAAACtcaaaaacataactttttGATCCCAGAGCCTCAACTACATACCTCTGCTACTCAGAAACAGCGGAAAGGGCTACACGCAACATATCCgtaaactttcaaaataaaagctcatgtttgtaaaaatgaaggaaataagaaaataaaagcacaaaaatttTAACAATCCATATTTCAAGTAAAAAGGAACTGAAACACATCACGTGAAGGATTTTGGtggaaataatgataataacatttaaaaaaaaatgtttttatctgttacACTGTGTATCAATGACTATTGGATTTTCCTTTTAatacaaacatttcaacaaattcaacacattttaacatctaATACCTTCAAGTAACATGCAATCcaatatattgtttgtttggttttttttttaatctcattagGATGTGCATATTCtattttttatctatttttatttttttgtactatGGACTGGTACATGGCACCTTCTCACACAGCCAATGTCGATTGTGCCCACAGGGGGCATCATTCCAGTTGGCCAACACTGGATTGAAGTGATACATCTCCACACACTCCTCTTTGTTGTTGGGACCACCATCACCTGGCTGGCCAGATTGCCAAAATCTAAatgagacagagatggaggccAGAgatataaacacattaaaatctcatcacaacacagaaaacaatgtaaGGAGGTGCACTGCTTTTCATTGCTGTCCAACATGGAGCAGTATGGACCAGCCAATACCAAAAGCAATACAATGGTATTAGTCCATGCCAGACTTCTGCCAAGAAGATGAAtctttttgtcagattttcaggaaatattttcactttttctaaggtctgataaaaaataaataaataaataaaagaataaaaactttGCAATACAAGTTGGGTTTAAAGGATCAGctcacccaaaaaaaacaaaatgtaattagtATCTACCAACTCCCCTGTCATTGTAAAGCCAGATActgactgttcctttaactcgGTTTTCCATTGATCTGTTGCTGATCCAGACCTGTTAAGATCTCTAGCTGAGTGCTGCCCACATACTGTaggacttttcttttctgtgataCCAGGGTCTTGCCTAAATCTACCCACCTAGCAGGAATTTCAGGGTTATTCTGAAGCTCTTACGTTTTGGTCAGCGCAGATCCATCAACCCATTTAAAAGTCCCAGTGGTGTCATGTAGACCAATCCAGAACAAGAGATCCTGATTCCCATCCATACGGTACAAGGCCCTCTGTTGATTGAGATCACAGAAAATATAACTCTGACTTCAAAACATCTTCTCCGCCACCAAGgtacacacatactgtaggcCCGGGCACAATTTAGTGAACTGTACCTGTTCCTCTTCACTGTTGATCACCACCAGGTCAGCACCTTTACTCTGACAGTATTTCCTGCTGTCCTCCCATGTTTTTTGctcagtggagaggaagtaaCATCTGGAGTTGATATCCCTCCAATCTGGGGGACACTGctgagaggacacacagctACTCAGCTCTGGAGGATgaggtaaacaaacaacatatcATGGATTAGACTTTCACACTTGGATGGGGATCTTTAAGTGCAAGTATAACCAAACTTTGTCACTTGAACTTTGggacactgaaaataaatattgtattCTGCATCTGGGAACtttgccagcagcagcagcgaagAGTTTCCTCATAGTAACCACAAGAAGTGCTCACTGTTACCAAAAATAGatgaacacatcacagcacacacactgtctaGATAAATTACAGATTGTGTATAAATGGTGGATAGATTCCTTTATAtcagaatgaaagagaaagaaataaggAGAAACTGGACAAAGGACAGATGACTTGATTTGTTCTGACCCCTTAGcagtctgtccctctcttccACCAGCTTCGTTATCCTGTTGGTGAGATCACTCTTCTCATTTCTAAgctggtctctctctctggtcaaGGCATTGAATCTGTCTTGTAACTTGTTGCAGTGACAAGGCATCCTCCGCTCACAGTCCTGCACAATCGTCACCTGATTTTCATCATCACACGAGTGAGTGGTGTTGCAGTCTGTGACAGTTTGTTCCATACTTGAGTTCACTGATTGtatcaaaagaaaagaaaggttacatttaagatgatttttcaaatgtatttgaaatacaaaacatatgACAGCAGCATGCTAAACTACGTAATAGGTGTGTATTTGCAATATATTGGGGTTTGTCTATGATATCTTACAAAATGTGAAGTTACACAAAGCCAAATCCCCCATCATACTCACAAGTTAGACGTAGAGCAATGTTAAGAGTGACTTGAATGATACACAGAACGCCAAAGCTGATTAAAAGCAGCCAGCAGAGTCTTCTTTCTgaaaaatgaatacacacagacgAACAGCAATAAAAGTTTGAGGAGCGCCATGTGAGGCTGTAATGTGTAACTGATATATCATTAATGAAGAGACATCTATTCTTTTCCCTTTGAGTTTTACAATATACCATTTGTAAAGTTAGTCTACCAGACTAAAAATCACCCAatagcatgctaatgtttgccTCCATGTACAGTTACACTTTATCACAACTTGGGTCTTATTTGTGTTGCTTTGTCCACGGTTTCTGTCAGTTACCACTTGGAAATGATTGCTCACATCGCTAGAATGACCTCCAATGTGGCATGAATCCAAAGTGACAATAAGACATGCTGCAAGTCAGTTGTTCAGTAGAGTAAGCCCATCTCACTTATTTTGTATGTAAactaaaatatgcaaatgatgtGACTAATGATTCCCTCTTAACACAGGAAAACATCgttcaacaaaataataatgcaGGGGTGCTCATAATATTGGTTTGTTATTGTAGCCCACTTCTTTGTAAGCTAATTTATGGTATTCAGATAACACTGTTTAAATGGTCTGCTGTACATATTTAGATAACTTacatctgaaaatgacaaatcagAAAACCTAATTTTATCTGAGATCTACTGAAATTGGTTTTGTCTTCACCGATGTCCCTCAGTAATCATCACCGTCTTTGGAAGATGACTCTGGTACACGGTGTTGGACTGTTCTAACACATCTCATCTTTTAggaatttcatgttttatttgtttgtttgtttgttaatttctcTCCGTATAACAAACAGTAACAGGTCATCAATGTAAATTTTCCCACGCTGCCAAAACAACTGGAACGCACAGTGCAGCCTTGGTGTAATACGGTTATTGTAACGCTTTTCATAAAATTTCTCTAAGGCAGGGTCGTAGTACCATGTTAATGTGCACTGaaaacacgcacaaaaaaaatatgtcgTTTAACAGTATATACGGAGTATCATTATGTGTGTTATTACCTGTTTGATTTGCATCCCTGGTGCCTTTCTGAAAACATCTTGGTCGTTCATTGATGTAATCGTGTAACTCCATTGGCTGCATCACCCTGGTTGCTTTATTATTTGGGAACTAGTTCTGCCTATGTGTAAACTTTCTGTTACCTCTTTTGGTGCAAAAGTGAGCAAATATACTCTTTACATCAGGGTTATGACCGTGAGAGGTGCCAAATACAGGAAGAGTGGTCTATGTGGAAGTATATTACACATCTGTCGCAAGAGACAGTGGCCCCTGTCAGAGAAGTGATGTTCAAATCATCATTATTGAatgtcagaaacacaaagaatgaaTTCATATCTTATATCCACTCAGACTTGACATGAaggttaaactgaaaaaaatgtaaatcacaatTCACTCAGCTTAACTTAAAAACCTGAGGAAATGGTTTATACTTAAAACGTTTAATTCAGTGCACGACAGTTATATGAAAGTTTTGAGTATATCAGACAccaaataaatgtgtcacatgacATGTCTGATCGGAAATTTATGTCATGTCAACAGAACTTTTTTAATCGTGCAACGAAATAATTTGTGCCTTTTtaagcatttcatttcatatcatattaacaagaaatgtgaatgaatgttttAGTTTAATGTTTATTcaacacatacaaatatttacatgcaTTTATGTACAGACAACATATTGTAATTTGAAAGTAAAATTCACAATTTGTGTCATAggacattaaagtttttatgCCATTTGGAAAATCTTGAACATCTGTGTGGACGCTGTTTCGTGAATGAATTGGGTTTACTCGGACTGAAGCATTTTATTCCTCTGTATATATACAAAGAAATAACAAGTCACTCTGTCAGGCCGGTGAgtgtgaggcagacagaaacagtTCAGTGATTTATTGCAAAAAGTGAGAAGCAAAATGGGTGGTACATCCAAACAAAAGTAACTGAGTGTACATGGGTGAACCGGAATGGGGCAAGAAAAGGTGCAGACAGTCAAGTGGGTACACAGGGGTTCAGGTACAAGTTCTAGGGTCCTGGTTGATAAGGCTGATGGATGTTGAGAAATTGGCCTAAATAAACAGTATCATAATtataaaatatcttttaaaaaatgtttttccattttatcaCACCCTCAGCTCCCTGGAGAAAACTGAGTATGCATGTTGTCTGAAAGTGAGTTAGACTTGCAAGTTATATctagagtgttttattttgtcttcataCATGTCAGTTCATGTGTAGGAAATTATGTAAGTGTGGTTTTCCTGTTTACTTATAAGTTTGTACATGTGGCCCCTGCTGTAGAAGTAGACCTGGGAAGGCTATAACATGCACCAATaccatagatagatagatagatagatagatagatagatagatagatagatagatagatagatagatagatagatagatagatagatagacagatgtTGGTTAGGTTGCATAGATGTTCTCATGGTATCATCCGCTGCAATTCAATATGATTTGATTGCTGTGGTAGTCTGACATCtaacttcttcctctttctcccaaATTGCAAGTCTTGGTTATAATTTATCTTTATCCAAGGAGACAAAAGGGAGGAAGGCAAACTACTAATTCAAGAAGACTGTAAAGTTTTAAAACCAGCTTTATAACTAATAATGATTATTAGACtcatttttttagaaaatgactCGATAACAGTTGTGGGCAGCATACTTCTGCTTTCCATCAAGGAACAGCTTTGCTCAACCAGTGATGACATTTCGTGCTTCAACATACAACATATGGTTGTGCTTGTGTTGACACATGACTGCCTGACTACGGAAGAGAATATTATTTCCCTTGTACTGTATTTTGATCTGAATGACTCATCAGGGCCAAGATGTCGTTATTagacatttgtgtgaaaaaaatcaaatgaaaatgtcatacAGAGGAGATGCCGAACTGCTTCGGTTGTTACCCTTAGCAATCAGGTTAGAGCATGTGGTTTCATAGCTCAgaggctgttgttgtttaacGGTACAGAAGCAAAAGTGACTGGCTTAAACCAAGAGTTTATGCTATCCGCTGACTCAGACTGAGATAAGACAAGTGTTTTATGTGACGATTTAGAGACGatttttaaatgactcagaGCCATCCAATCCCCCGTggtgaaatgtttaaaacaagcTACGTatattgttgtttgtgttgtgtgatttaTTACCAATTTGAATTTGTGAATGTGCCTTTAAATTCCTGTgatcttctcttttctttctatttctctGATACAATTAAGGCTCACCAAGTATTACAGAGTTATGCAGTGATGTCCAGTTCGTTGAGGGTCCATTTCATCCACAGAAGTTTATTCACAAGAAATACTTCAAAGTCACCCAAGACAGAGAATTGTATTAAAACGTGCTTTATAAAAataacatataaataaaaacatcttaaaaGTAATTATGTATGTCCCATTACAAGACAC includes:
- the LOC119027275 gene encoding histone H2A, with protein sequence MSGRGKTGGKARAKAKTRSSRAGLQFPVGRVHRLLRKGNYAQRVGAGAPVYLAAVLEYLTAEILELAGNAARDNKKTRIIPRHLQLAVRNDEELNKLLGGVTIAQGGVLPNIQAVLLPKKTEKAAKK
- the LOC119027088 gene encoding histone H3 translates to MARTKQTARKSTGGKAPRKQLATKAARKSAPATGGVKKPHRYRPGTVALREIRRYQKSTELLIRKLPFQRLVREIAQDFKTDLRFQSSAVMALQESSEAYLVGLFEDTNLCAIHAKRVTIMPKDIQLARRIRGERA
- the LOC119026935 gene encoding CD209 antigen-like protein E yields the protein MEQTVTDCNTTHSCDDENQVTIVQDCERRMPCHCNKLQDRFNALTRERDQLRNEKSDLTNRITKLVEERDRLLRELSSCVSSQQCPPDWRDINSRCYFLSTEQKTWEDSRKYCQSKGADLVVINSEEEQRALYRMDGNQDLLFWIGLHDTTGTFKWVDGSALTKTFWQSGQPGDGGPNNKEECVEMYHFNPVLANWNDAPCGHNRHWLCEKVPCTSP